The following coding sequences are from one Eucalyptus grandis isolate ANBG69807.140 chromosome 11, ASM1654582v1, whole genome shotgun sequence window:
- the LOC104433509 gene encoding protein DETOXIFICATION 29: protein MEDNKQPLLPPAEKVERADHRVGGDQAHDQQTIAANLPLSTTVNDAFTFTARADDIPPIKGPRDFVREFAKESKKLWFLAGPAIFTSICQYSLGAITQVFAGHVGTLALAAVSIENSVIAGFSFGVMLGMGSALETLCGQAYGAGQIDMLGIYMQRSWVILNTTAVALCLLYIFAAKLLRLIGQTEAISEEAGMFAVWMIPQLFAYAMNFPIAKFLQAQSKIMVMAVIAAVVLVLHTVFSWLLMLKLGWGLVGAAIVLNASWVVIVVAQLVYIFSGTCGRAWTGFSWKAFENLWGFVRLSLASAVMLCLEVWYFMALILFAGYLKNAEISVDALSICMNILGWTLMEALGMNAAIRLVLEL from the exons ATGGAGGATAATAAGCAGCCCCTCCTCCCGCCCGCCGAGAAGGTGGAACGAGCCGATCATCGTGTCGGCGGCGACCAGGCCCACGACCAGCAGACAATCGCAGCGAACCTACCGCTCTCAACCACCGTCAACGACGCCTTCACCTTCACAGCACGAGCCGACGACATCCCCCCGATCAAGGGGCCCCGTGACTTCGTTCGGGAGTTTGCCAAGGAGTCCAAGAAGCTGTGGTTCCTCGCCGGCCCCGCCATCTTCACCTCCATCTGCCAGTATTCCCTCGGGGCCATCACCCAGGTCTTCGCCGGCCACGTTGGCACCCTTGCGCTCGCCGCCGTCTCCATCGAGAACTCTGTCATCGCCGGCTTTTCCTTCGGTGTCATG CTCGGGATGGGAAGCGCGCTGGAGACGCTGTGCGGGCAGGCTTATGGGGCGGGGCAGATCGACATGCTCGGCATATACATGCAGCGGTCGTGGGTCATCCTCAACACGACAGCAGTAGCGCTGTGCTTACTGTACATCTTCGCGGCGAAGCTCCTGCGGCTGATAGGGCAGACGGAGGCGATCTCAGAGGAGGCCGGGATGTTCGCCGTCTGGATGATCCCGCAGCTGTTTGCGTATGCGATGAACTTCCCGATCGCCAAGTTCCTGCAGGCGCAGAGCAAGATCATGGTGATGGCTGTCATCGCCGCGGTGGTGCTGGTGCTCCACACCGTGTTCAGCTGGCTGCTGATGCTGAAGCTCGGATGGGGGCTCGTCGGGGCCGCCATCGTGCTCAACGCGTCGTGGGTGGTCATCGTGGTGGCCCAGCTCGTCTACATATTCAGCGGCACTTGCGGGAGGGCGTGGACGGGTTTCTCATGGAAGGCGTTCGAGAACCTTTGGGGGTTCGTGAGGCTGTCCCTCGCTTCGGCCGTCATGCTCTG CTTGGAGGTTTGGTATTTCATGGCGCTCATTCTCTTCGCGGGTTACTTGAAGAATGCAGAGATTTCGGTGGATGCCTTATCTATCTG CATGAACATACTGGGGTGGACGCTCATGGAGGCTCTAGGAATGAATGCAGC